CTACGCCGTGCGCAAGAAGTACCACCAGTTCGAAAGCGAGTTCACGGCGGTCGACACCCGCGTGCAGGTCAACCAGGTGCCGGGCGGCATGATTTCCAACCTGGCCAACCAGTTGAAAGAGCAGGGCGCCCTGAACCGCATGAATGAAGTGCTGGCGGAAATCCCGCGGGTTCGCGAAGACCTGGGCTACCCACCGCTGGTGACCCCGACCTCGCAGATCGTCGGCACCCAGGCGTTCTTCAACGTGCTGGCCGGCGAGCGCTACAAGACCATCACCAACGAAGTGAAGCTCTACCTGCAAGGCGGCTACGGCAAGGCGCCGGGCACGGTGAACGAGCAGCTGCGCCGCCAGGCCATCGGCAGCGAGGACGTGATCGACGTGCGCCCGGCGGATCTGCTCAAGCCGGAAATGACCAAGCTGCGGGCCGACATCGGCGCTCTGGCCCAGTCCGAAGAGGACGTGCTGACCTTCGCCATGTTCCCGGACATCGGCCGCAAGTTCCTCGAAGAGCGTGCCGCCGGCACCCTGACGCCGGAAGTGCTGCTGCCGATCCCGGAAGCGGGCAAGGTGGCTTCGGCGGGCGGTGAAGGCGTACCGACCGAGTTCGTCATCGACGTCCACGGCGAAACCTACCGGGTGGACATCACCGGCGTCGGCGTGAAGGCCGAAGGCAAGCGCCACTTCTACCTGTCCATCGACGGCATGCCGGAAGAGGTGGTGTTCGAGCCGCTCAACGAATTCGTCGGCGGCGGCAGCAGCAAGCGCAAGCAGGCTTCGGCACCGGGCCATGTCAGCACCACCATGCCGGGCAACATCGTCGATGTGCTGGTGAAGGAGGGCGACACCGTCAAGGCCGGCCAGGCTGTGCTGATCACCGAAGCCATGAAGATGGAGACCGAAGTCCAGGCGGCCATCGCCGGCAAGGTCACCGCCATTCATGTCGCCAAGGGCGACCGGGTGAATCCGGGTGAGATCCTGATCGAGATCGAGGGCTGACCCACAGCGCCGATGCAACGCTTTATACCTCGGGGGGGCATGTGCCCCCCTTTTTTTGTCCGCCATTTGCGACGGGAACGGCCCGCTCGGCCGCTCCCGCAGGACAGATCGGGCCGGGGCCGTCAGAACGCCATGCGCCATTGGC
This Pseudomonas ekonensis DNA region includes the following protein-coding sequences:
- the oadA gene encoding sodium-extruding oxaloacetate decarboxylase subunit alpha, which produces MTKKIFVTDTILRDAHQSLLATRMRTEDMLPICDKLDKVGYWSLEVWGGATFDACVRFLKEDPWERLRQLRAALPNTRLQMLLRGQNLLGYRHYSDDVVKAFVAKAAVNGIDVFRIFDAMNDVRNLRVAIEAVKAAGKHAQGTIAYTTSPVHTIEAFVNQAKQMEAMGCDSVAIKDMAGLLTPFATGELVKALKAEQSLPVFIHSHDTAGLAAMCQLKAVENGADHIDTAISSFAWGTSHPGTESMVAALKGSEFDTGLNLELLQEIGLYFYAVRKKYHQFESEFTAVDTRVQVNQVPGGMISNLANQLKEQGALNRMNEVLAEIPRVREDLGYPPLVTPTSQIVGTQAFFNVLAGERYKTITNEVKLYLQGGYGKAPGTVNEQLRRQAIGSEDVIDVRPADLLKPEMTKLRADIGALAQSEEDVLTFAMFPDIGRKFLEERAAGTLTPEVLLPIPEAGKVASAGGEGVPTEFVIDVHGETYRVDITGVGVKAEGKRHFYLSIDGMPEEVVFEPLNEFVGGGSSKRKQASAPGHVSTTMPGNIVDVLVKEGDTVKAGQAVLITEAMKMETEVQAAIAGKVTAIHVAKGDRVNPGEILIEIEG